One window of the Bos mutus isolate GX-2022 chromosome X, NWIPB_WYAK_1.1, whole genome shotgun sequence genome contains the following:
- the ZCCHC13 gene encoding zinc finger CCHC domain-containing protein 13, whose product MSSKECFKCGRVGHWAPGCSKGGGARGRGARGRGRGAQCSSTTLPVICYRCGKFGHYAKDCDLLDDICYNCGKSGHIAKDCAEPKREGERCCYTCGRPGHLARDCDRQEERKCYSCGKSGHIQKYCTQVKCYRCGEIGHVAINCRKMNEVNCYRCGKSGHLTRECPIEANA is encoded by the coding sequence ATGAGCAGTAAGGAGTGCTTCAAGTGTGGACGCGTTGGCCACTGGGCCCCGGGATGCTCTAAAGGAGGAGGAGCTCGGGGGCGTGGAGCTAGAGGCCGTGGCCGTGGAGCTCAGTGCAGTTCAACCACCCTACCCGTCATCTGTTACCGCTGCGGTAAATTTGGTCATTATGCTAAGGACTGTGACCTTCTCGATGACATCTGCTACAACTGTGGGAAAAGTGGCCACATTGCCAAAGACTGTGCCGAGCCTAAGCGAGAGGGAGAGCGTTGCTGTTACACCTGTGGCAGACCAGGCCATCTGGCTCGTGATTGTGACCGTCAGGAAGAGCGGAAGTGCTACTCTTGCGGCAAAAGTGGCCACATTCAAAAATACTGCACCCAAGTCAAGTGCTACCGTTGTGGCGAGATTGGCCACGTGGCCATCAATTGTAGAAAGATGAATGAGGTCAACTGCTACCGCTGTGGCAAATCCGGACATCTAACCCGGGAATGCCCAATTGAGGCTAACGCttaa